A genomic stretch from Carboxydocella sporoproducens DSM 16521 includes:
- the fdhF gene encoding formate dehydrogenase subunit alpha, which translates to MNQIRLKINGQEYTVPKEWTILKAAQNNGIFIPTLCYEEGLPIFGGCRLCVVEVKGARKLLAACATPVEEGMEIQTESERVVEARREILRLLIANHDLRCLTCPRNGDCRLQDYCYRYQVEDTPYKDGEKQVFPIDDTNPFFIRDYGRCIKCGKCVAICAEVNGAHVYDFMGRGIQTKVTSAYDDPLQETTCTACGMCVNVCPVAALVEKSSLWQGRHWEIRKVQTTCSYCGVGCQLFLKVRDNRIVGVTGDKAGPNQGHLCAKGQFGWDYVHSPDRLTRPLLRKNGELVPVSWEEALDFAASSLRDILQRRGGQAIAGLASAKCTNEENYLFQKLMRTALNTNHIDHCARLUHSSTVAGLATAFGSGAMTNSIHDLLETQVMLLIGANTTEAHPVTGYRIKQAVKRGAKLIVADPRRIELVRYADLWLRHRPGTDIALLNGLAYVILQENLWDQAFVAERSEGFEEFRRKVEEYPPDRVEKITGVPAEQIRAAARLYGQAERACIIYAMGITQHTSGTQNVLAVANLAILTGNVGRPGTGVYPLRGQNNVQGACDMGALPNYYPGYQLVEAEGNRQKFETIWRTELPSTPGLTLTEMMNAAARGELAAMYIMGENPMLADPDVNHVRKAMENLEFLLVQDIFLTETARLAHVVLPAVTFAEKDGTFTNTERRIQRVRQAITPPGEARPDWQIILELARRLGHDWHYPRGPEQIMEEIALVNPLYGGITYARLEKGGIQWPCPTPGHPGTPYLHAEKFARGKGRFHAVEHIPAAEEPDAEYPLLLNTGRNLYQFHTGSMTRRTRLDLIRPEELMQIHPQDADRFGIKDGDRVEVTSRRGRVETRVQVTDLVPPGMVFLTFHYQETPTNVLTNAAFDPVCKIPELKISAVKIRKL; encoded by the coding sequence ATGAATCAGATACGTCTAAAAATCAATGGCCAGGAATATACGGTACCGAAAGAATGGACCATACTCAAGGCAGCCCAGAACAATGGCATTTTTATCCCCACTCTCTGCTATGAAGAGGGGTTGCCTATTTTCGGCGGTTGCCGCCTTTGTGTGGTGGAAGTAAAAGGGGCCCGCAAACTGCTGGCCGCCTGCGCCACTCCGGTAGAAGAAGGGATGGAAATTCAAACCGAATCGGAGCGGGTAGTAGAGGCGCGCCGGGAAATTCTGCGCCTGCTCATTGCCAACCATGATTTGCGCTGTCTGACCTGTCCCCGCAATGGTGACTGCCGTTTGCAGGATTACTGTTATCGCTATCAGGTGGAGGATACTCCCTATAAGGACGGGGAAAAACAGGTCTTTCCTATTGATGACACCAATCCCTTTTTCATCCGCGATTATGGTCGCTGTATTAAATGCGGCAAATGCGTTGCCATCTGCGCTGAGGTCAATGGTGCCCATGTCTATGATTTCATGGGCCGGGGCATTCAGACCAAGGTTACATCTGCCTATGATGACCCATTACAGGAAACCACCTGCACTGCCTGTGGCATGTGTGTCAACGTTTGCCCCGTAGCGGCTCTGGTGGAAAAATCCTCCCTCTGGCAGGGTCGTCACTGGGAAATCCGCAAAGTTCAGACTACCTGTTCCTATTGTGGAGTCGGTTGCCAGTTATTTTTGAAAGTCAGGGATAACCGGATTGTGGGAGTAACAGGGGACAAAGCCGGGCCCAACCAGGGCCATCTCTGCGCTAAAGGCCAGTTTGGCTGGGATTATGTCCACTCACCAGACCGCCTGACGCGGCCTTTGCTGCGCAAAAACGGGGAACTGGTGCCGGTAAGCTGGGAGGAAGCCCTGGACTTTGCTGCCAGCAGCCTGCGGGACATTTTGCAGCGGCGGGGCGGCCAGGCTATCGCCGGGCTGGCTTCAGCTAAATGTACCAATGAGGAAAATTACCTTTTCCAGAAACTGATGCGCACGGCGCTGAATACCAATCACATCGACCATTGCGCCCGCCTTTGACACAGCTCTACCGTTGCCGGTCTGGCAACAGCATTTGGCAGTGGCGCTATGACCAACTCCATACATGACTTACTGGAAACCCAGGTTATGCTTTTGATCGGGGCCAACACCACTGAGGCCCATCCCGTTACCGGTTACCGCATCAAGCAGGCAGTGAAGCGGGGGGCCAAATTGATTGTGGCCGACCCGCGGCGCATCGAGCTGGTCCGCTATGCTGACCTCTGGCTCAGGCACCGGCCCGGTACGGATATCGCCCTGCTCAACGGTCTGGCCTATGTGATTTTGCAGGAAAACCTCTGGGATCAGGCCTTTGTAGCTGAGCGCAGTGAAGGCTTTGAGGAATTCCGGCGCAAAGTGGAGGAATATCCGCCGGACCGGGTAGAGAAAATCACCGGCGTGCCGGCGGAACAAATCCGGGCTGCTGCCCGCCTTTATGGCCAGGCGGAACGGGCCTGCATCATCTATGCCATGGGCATCACCCAGCATACTTCCGGTACCCAGAATGTACTGGCTGTCGCCAACCTGGCCATCCTCACCGGCAATGTGGGCCGGCCCGGCACCGGTGTTTATCCCTTGCGGGGGCAAAACAATGTTCAGGGTGCCTGCGACATGGGAGCCCTGCCCAACTACTATCCCGGTTACCAGCTGGTGGAAGCGGAGGGAAACCGGCAGAAGTTTGAAACCATCTGGCGCACTGAGCTGCCGTCTACTCCGGGCCTGACCCTGACAGAGATGATGAATGCCGCTGCAAGGGGCGAGCTTGCAGCCATGTATATCATGGGTGAGAACCCCATGCTGGCTGACCCTGATGTCAACCATGTACGCAAGGCCATGGAAAACCTGGAGTTTTTGCTGGTGCAGGATATTTTCCTGACGGAAACGGCCCGGCTGGCCCATGTGGTTTTGCCTGCCGTAACTTTTGCTGAAAAAGATGGCACCTTCACCAATACCGAACGGCGCATTCAGCGGGTGCGCCAGGCCATCACTCCTCCCGGGGAAGCCCGGCCGGACTGGCAGATTATCCTGGAGCTGGCCCGGCGGCTGGGCCATGACTGGCATTATCCCAGGGGCCCGGAGCAGATTATGGAGGAAATCGCCCTGGTCAATCCCCTCTATGGCGGTATCACCTATGCCCGTCTGGAGAAAGGCGGCATCCAGTGGCCCTGTCCTACTCCCGGCCATCCCGGCACTCCTTACTTGCATGCGGAAAAATTCGCCCGCGGCAAAGGCCGCTTCCATGCCGTTGAGCATATTCCGGCCGCAGAGGAACCCGATGCTGAGTATCCGCTTCTGCTCAATACCGGCCGCAATCTCTACCAGTTCCATACCGGTTCCATGACCCGGCGCACCCGGCTGGATCTGATCCGGCCTGAGGAGCTGATGCAGATTCATCCACAGGATGCAGACCGTTTTGGCATCAAGGATGGAGACCGGGTGGAAGTGACTTCCCGGCGCGGTAGGGTGGAAACCCGGGTGCAGGTAACCGATCTGGTGCCACCGGGCATGGTATTTCTCACTTTCCACTATCAGGAGACGCCAACCAATGTCCTGACCAATGCAGCTTTTGATCCGGTCTGCAAGATTCCGGAGTTGAAAATCAGTGCGGTGAAGATAAGGAAATTGTAA
- the nuoE gene encoding NADH-quinone oxidoreductase subunit NuoE, with protein sequence MAIPIPQEDISRLIEKYRGSDGGLIPLLQEAQDQVGYLPREVLEQIATGLGLSLAKVLGVATFYSQFHLEPRGKNIIRICMGTACHVRGAPAVLAALEKELGIKPGETTPDLQFTLESVACIGACGLAPVITVNDDTHGKMTPEKVTEVLAQYRQQEGMEQ encoded by the coding sequence TTGGCAATACCGATCCCACAGGAAGACATCTCCAGGCTGATCGAAAAGTACCGGGGCAGTGATGGGGGGCTAATCCCCCTTTTGCAGGAAGCTCAGGATCAGGTGGGGTATTTGCCCCGGGAGGTGCTGGAACAAATCGCAACCGGGCTGGGCCTGTCCCTGGCCAAGGTGCTGGGGGTAGCGACCTTTTACTCTCAGTTTCATCTGGAACCCCGGGGCAAAAATATCATTCGCATTTGTATGGGCACGGCCTGCCATGTGCGGGGGGCGCCGGCGGTGCTGGCGGCCCTGGAAAAGGAGCTGGGCATTAAACCGGGAGAAACCACGCCGGATTTGCAATTCACCCTGGAGTCAGTAGCCTGTATTGGGGCCTGTGGCCTGGCCCCGGTTATCACTGTCAATGATGATACCCACGGTAAGATGACTCCGGAAAAAGTAACGGAAGTGCTGGCCCAATACCGGCAACAGGAGGGAATGGAGCAGTGA
- the nuoF gene encoding NADH-quinone oxidoreductase subunit NuoF: protein MKKTILICGGTGCVSSRSRPLFAALKRELIARGLADKFQLKFTGCHGFCEQGPLVLIEPDDIFYCQVKPQQAPDLAAALQAGRVAEELLYTVPETGEKVKTRHEVPFYQKQQRLVLARCGLIDPENIEDYLASGGYQALAKALTMAPEEVIAEIKASGLRGRGGGGFPTGTKWEITRNAPGTKKYVVCNADEGDPGAFMDRSICEGDPHAVIEGMLIAGYAIGADEGYIYIRAEYPLAVKRLGIALQQAEAKGYLGENILGKGFNFRIKIKQGAGAFVCGEETALIESIQGNRGMPRPRPPFPAVSGLWGKPTNVNNVETFANVPLIINQGAARYAAIGTEKSKGTKVFALTGKVNNTGLVEVPMGITLREIIFDIGGGIRGGKKFKAVQIGGPSGGCLTEEHLNLPIDYDSLLAAGAMMGSGGLVVMDETTCMVELARFFLSFTRMESCGKCTPCREGTTRLLEILQRLVEGKGQEGDLERIESLSRNIIDSSLCGLGQSAPNPVLSTLRYFREEYELHMRRQDCPAGVCKPLVRMRQRAAKLQAQA, encoded by the coding sequence GTGAAGAAAACCATTTTGATCTGTGGCGGAACGGGATGCGTTTCCTCCCGTTCCCGGCCGCTGTTTGCGGCTCTGAAACGGGAACTCATCGCCCGGGGGCTGGCGGATAAGTTTCAGTTGAAATTCACGGGCTGTCACGGCTTTTGCGAACAGGGCCCCCTGGTTTTAATCGAACCCGATGATATTTTCTATTGCCAGGTCAAGCCCCAGCAGGCGCCAGACTTAGCAGCTGCCCTGCAGGCAGGGCGGGTGGCTGAAGAGTTGCTTTATACCGTACCGGAAACGGGAGAGAAGGTTAAAACCCGCCATGAGGTACCTTTTTACCAGAAACAGCAACGATTGGTATTGGCCCGCTGTGGGCTGATCGATCCGGAAAATATCGAAGATTATCTGGCCAGTGGGGGTTACCAGGCTCTGGCTAAAGCTCTTACTATGGCCCCCGAAGAGGTAATTGCCGAAATCAAAGCTTCTGGCCTCAGAGGCCGGGGTGGGGGCGGTTTTCCTACCGGAACCAAGTGGGAGATTACCCGGAATGCTCCTGGCACCAAAAAATATGTGGTTTGCAATGCTGATGAAGGAGACCCAGGGGCCTTTATGGACCGCAGCATCTGTGAAGGGGACCCTCATGCTGTTATTGAAGGCATGTTGATTGCCGGTTATGCCATTGGGGCTGACGAGGGGTATATATATATCCGGGCCGAATATCCCCTGGCTGTCAAACGTTTGGGGATTGCCCTGCAACAGGCTGAAGCTAAAGGTTATCTGGGGGAAAATATCCTGGGCAAAGGTTTCAATTTCCGCATTAAAATCAAACAGGGTGCCGGTGCCTTTGTTTGTGGGGAAGAAACAGCCCTGATTGAATCCATCCAGGGCAATCGGGGTATGCCCCGGCCCCGTCCGCCCTTTCCCGCCGTGAGCGGTCTCTGGGGCAAACCCACCAATGTCAATAATGTGGAGACATTTGCCAATGTCCCCTTGATTATCAACCAGGGAGCGGCCCGCTACGCTGCCATTGGCACAGAAAAAAGCAAGGGCACCAAAGTTTTTGCCCTCACCGGCAAGGTTAATAATACTGGTCTGGTGGAGGTGCCCATGGGCATTACCCTGCGGGAAATCATCTTCGATATCGGCGGCGGCATCAGGGGTGGCAAGAAATTCAAAGCCGTGCAAATCGGAGGGCCTTCCGGCGGATGTCTGACCGAAGAACATCTGAACCTGCCTATTGATTATGATTCTTTACTGGCGGCCGGGGCGATGATGGGCTCTGGCGGTCTGGTAGTGATGGATGAAACCACCTGCATGGTGGAACTGGCCCGTTTCTTCCTTTCCTTTACCAGAATGGAGTCCTGTGGCAAATGCACACCCTGCCGGGAAGGGACCACCCGTTTGCTGGAAATCCTGCAGCGACTGGTGGAAGGCAAAGGACAGGAAGGGGATCTGGAGCGGATCGAAAGCTTAAGCCGCAACATTATTGATTCTTCCCTTTGCGGTTTGGGACAATCGGCGCCCAATCCCGTTCTCAGCACTCTCCGCTATTTCCGGGAGGAATATGAACTGCATATGCGCCGGCAGGATTGTCCGGCCGGAGTCTGTAAGCCCCTGGTGCGCATGCGGCAACGGGCCGCCAAATTACAGGCCCAGGCTTAA
- the sigE gene encoding RNA polymerase sporulation sigma factor SigE, producing the protein MSWWRKLKWRLYLWILPWLKRLGLLRPVHYIGSSETLPPPLAPEEEAYLIERLEAGDQSVKEILIERNLRLVVYIARKFENTGIGIEDLVSIGNIGLIKAVNTFVPEKKIKLATYASRCIENEILMYLRRNNKTRIEVSFDEPLNVDWDGNELLLSDVLGTENDSIYKQLEDEVDRRLLQLALEKLSGRERKIMELRFGLENGREMTQKEVADLLGISQSYISRLEKKIIKKMKREICRME; encoded by the coding sequence GTGAGCTGGTGGCGCAAACTGAAATGGAGATTGTATTTATGGATTTTACCCTGGTTAAAACGCCTGGGCTTGTTGCGGCCCGTCCATTATATTGGCAGCAGCGAAACTCTGCCGCCGCCTTTAGCCCCTGAAGAAGAAGCCTATTTGATTGAACGCCTGGAGGCAGGAGACCAATCCGTCAAGGAGATTTTGATTGAACGCAATTTGCGCCTGGTAGTCTATATTGCCCGCAAGTTTGAAAATACCGGTATCGGAATTGAGGATCTGGTGTCCATTGGCAATATCGGCTTGATCAAGGCGGTCAATACCTTTGTGCCGGAAAAGAAAATCAAGCTGGCTACCTATGCTTCCCGCTGCATTGAAAACGAAATCCTGATGTATCTGCGCCGCAACAATAAAACCCGGATTGAGGTTTCCTTTGATGAACCCCTGAATGTGGACTGGGATGGCAATGAATTATTGCTTTCCGATGTGCTGGGTACGGAAAATGACAGTATTTATAAGCAGCTGGAAGATGAGGTGGACCGCCGCCTCTTGCAGCTGGCTCTGGAGAAGCTCAGCGGACGGGAGCGCAAAATCATGGAACTGCGTTTTGGTCTGGAAAACGGGCGGGAAATGACCCAGAAGGAAGTGGCTGATCTGCTGGGGATATCCCAGTCCTACATTTCCCGGCTGGAAAAGAAGATTATCAAGAAGATGAAACGGGAAATTTGCCGGATGGAGTGA
- a CDS encoding DUF5362 family protein has translation MVDREILSQHSRWVGFVGIMTVIFGVISAIAGLFAFIVGAILGIITIILGLKLRGAKKYADQIITSGGDSTQLNMLFMNLNTYFKIQGVLIIINLIMIALAIFFGIFAGVASMNMMSPNSF, from the coding sequence TTGGTTGACAGGGAAATTTTATCTCAACACAGCAGGTGGGTAGGTTTTGTAGGTATAATGACTGTTATTTTCGGCGTTATTTCAGCTATTGCTGGTCTCTTTGCTTTTATCGTAGGTGCAATTCTTGGAATTATTACGATAATACTGGGACTGAAACTGCGCGGTGCAAAAAAATATGCCGACCAGATCATCACTTCCGGTGGCGATTCCACTCAGTTGAACATGTTGTTTATGAACCTTAATACTTACTTTAAAATTCAAGGAGTATTAATCATTATCAATTTGATTATGATAGCCCTGGCGATTTTCTTCGGAATATTTGCCGGTGTTGCCTCAATGAACATGATGAGCCCCAATTCATTCTAG
- a CDS encoding sigma-E processing peptidase SpoIIGA, with protein MGTLYAEDIFLLNLSLNWLIIWLCGRLYRPYPARWRAWLGAGLGALASLAYAFFSQSPWLVVLEKFGLSLLMVTVVWYPWSSWRQLLGQLIHFYLVSFALGGGVLGLLFWAERQGTAFTDRLWPIFSALAWALPLMAVLGWLWGLCQPLLTLRQAARRAYQRLVRVAVGEQVVACQGWLDSGNHLVEPLSGWPVLVVEKEAVKQLLPERLDQPGWETRWRWVPFQGLGHQQGLLPAFKPDWVEIESADRTVRSQRLLVAIYEGSLGEHYQALLPERIEEGI; from the coding sequence ATGGGCACCCTCTACGCTGAGGATATTTTCCTGCTTAACCTCAGTCTTAACTGGTTGATTATCTGGCTGTGTGGACGGCTTTACCGCCCCTATCCGGCTCGCTGGCGGGCCTGGCTGGGGGCGGGGCTGGGGGCCCTGGCCAGTTTAGCTTATGCCTTCTTCAGTCAGTCGCCCTGGCTGGTAGTCCTGGAGAAGTTCGGGCTCTCCCTGCTCATGGTAACGGTGGTCTGGTATCCCTGGTCTTCCTGGCGGCAGTTGCTGGGACAGTTGATCCATTTTTATCTGGTCTCCTTTGCCCTGGGGGGCGGGGTACTGGGCCTGCTTTTCTGGGCAGAAAGGCAGGGGACGGCCTTTACAGACCGTTTGTGGCCGATATTCAGCGCCCTGGCCTGGGCCTTACCCCTGATGGCGGTGCTGGGCTGGCTCTGGGGCCTTTGCCAGCCTTTGCTCACCTTGCGTCAGGCTGCCCGGCGGGCCTATCAGCGGCTGGTACGAGTGGCGGTGGGAGAGCAGGTGGTGGCCTGTCAGGGCTGGCTGGACAGCGGCAATCACCTGGTGGAGCCCTTAAGCGGCTGGCCGGTGCTGGTGGTGGAAAAAGAGGCAGTCAAGCAGCTTTTGCCTGAGCGCCTGGACCAGCCCGGCTGGGAAACCCGCTGGCGCTGGGTGCCTTTTCAGGGCCTGGGGCACCAGCAGGGCCTTTTGCCGGCTTTTAAACCCGACTGGGTGGAAATAGAAAGCGCAGACAGGACGGTGCGCAGTCAGCGTTTGCTGGTAGCGATTTATGAAGGGAGTCTGGGCGAGCACTATCAAGCTTTATTACCAGAGAGAATAGAGGAGGGGATTTAG
- a CDS encoding C39 family peptidase: MKKIFILCLLAILTFGFSIPVLAESQIVDETMINNQADSLTPAQIEQLNKEEAKKYQQVLKYIEQQAKNLKAQTSITPQWTYPVSKILNVPYHKQLYSTWCGPASALQIIDYNGKYSSVSGSTEYQKQQTLADQIGTNDNGSNTVNIRNVLNNYLSSIHSWTVKRIDSSSGAYDTLWNIIDYNIFNAKQPVLLLVQTKYLPYYNGHVSQHYVVVDALTKYIDDGTGQPVKSISTVRIVDPNPNSSYTGYHTVTFNDLYNAAIGYFDSGSQYYNVCY, from the coding sequence GTGAAAAAAATATTTATCCTTTGTTTATTAGCAATTTTAACGTTTGGATTTAGTATACCTGTTCTTGCTGAATCACAAATCGTTGATGAAACTATGATTAACAATCAGGCAGATTCGTTAACACCTGCCCAAATCGAACAGCTAAATAAAGAAGAAGCCAAAAAGTATCAACAGGTACTTAAATATATTGAACAGCAAGCCAAAAATTTAAAAGCCCAAACCAGCATTACTCCTCAATGGACATATCCAGTTTCAAAAATTTTAAATGTCCCTTATCATAAACAACTTTACAGTACCTGGTGTGGCCCTGCTTCAGCCTTACAGATTATTGATTATAATGGTAAATATAGCAGTGTATCAGGTAGTACTGAATATCAAAAACAGCAAACACTAGCAGATCAAATAGGTACAAATGATAACGGCTCAAACACTGTAAATATAAGAAATGTTCTTAATAACTATCTGAGTTCCATCCACAGCTGGACAGTAAAAAGAATTGACAGCAGTAGCGGTGCTTACGATACCCTTTGGAATATAATAGACTACAACATCTTTAACGCAAAGCAACCCGTACTGTTATTGGTACAAACAAAATATCTGCCATATTATAACGGCCATGTTTCACAACATTATGTTGTTGTAGATGCTCTGACCAAATATATCGATGATGGCACCGGACAGCCGGTAAAAAGCATTTCAACTGTAAGAATCGTTGATCCCAATCCTAACTCCAGTTATACCGGCTATCATACAGTAACTTTCAATGACCTATATAATGCGGCAATAGGATATTTTGACAGTGGAAGCCAGTATTATAATGTTTGTTATTAA
- a CDS encoding small basic family protein: MWLPILGLIIGLVIGLSSPLALPVTYARYLSVAVLAALDSVFGGIRAGMEGKFDTKIFISGFFTNTLMAGLLAYLGERLGVDLYMAAIFAFGVRLFQNLAIIRRYLIKN; the protein is encoded by the coding sequence ATGTGGTTGCCCATCCTGGGTCTGATTATAGGATTAGTGATCGGTTTAAGTTCTCCCCTGGCTTTGCCGGTAACCTATGCCCGTTATCTGTCAGTGGCGGTGCTGGCTGCCCTTGATTCCGTTTTTGGCGGTATCCGCGCAGGCATGGAAGGGAAATTTGATACTAAAATCTTTATCAGTGGATTTTTTACCAATACCCTGATGGCCGGTTTGCTGGCCTACCTGGGGGAAAGGCTGGGGGTTGACCTCTACATGGCGGCAATTTTTGCCTTCGGGGTACGCCTGTTCCAGAACCTGGCCATAATCCGCCGTTATCTCATAAAAAATTAG
- the ftsZ gene encoding cell division protein FtsZ, whose translation MLEFDLDLNQFCNIKVIGVGGGGNNAVNRMIASGLKGVEFIAVNTDAQALYLSQASHKIQIGAKLTKGLGAGANPDIGERAAEESRDALVEALKGADMVFVTAGMGGGTGTGAAPVVAEVAKELGALTVGVVTKPFSFEGRKRMTQAERGVANLKARVDTLITIPNDRLLQIADKNTSFIDAFRLADDVLRQGVQGITDVIAVPGLINLDFADVKTIMFETGSALMGIGTATGEKRAAEAARMAISSPLLETSIDGAKGVLINITGDSKLGILEVYEAAETITNAADPDANIIFGAVIDDNLKDEVRVTVIATGFDQVTERVSQGSNPFQRPGQQDKLYGRTVAPSDDNIVIPPFLRNRR comes from the coding sequence ATGCTGGAATTCGATCTGGACCTGAATCAGTTCTGCAACATAAAAGTAATCGGCGTGGGTGGCGGTGGAAATAACGCTGTTAACCGCATGATAGCCTCCGGCCTCAAAGGTGTGGAGTTTATAGCTGTGAATACGGATGCACAGGCCTTATATCTTTCCCAGGCCAGTCACAAAATCCAGATTGGCGCCAAGCTGACCAAAGGTCTGGGTGCCGGGGCCAATCCCGATATCGGGGAGAGAGCGGCGGAAGAAAGCCGGGATGCCCTGGTGGAAGCCCTTAAGGGAGCAGATATGGTATTTGTTACTGCCGGCATGGGCGGCGGTACCGGTACCGGAGCTGCGCCGGTAGTGGCTGAGGTGGCCAAGGAGCTGGGCGCTCTGACTGTGGGTGTAGTGACCAAGCCTTTCAGCTTTGAGGGCCGCAAGCGCATGACCCAGGCGGAACGGGGGGTGGCCAATCTCAAGGCCCGGGTGGATACCCTGATCACCATCCCCAATGACCGTTTGCTGCAAATCGCTGACAAGAACACTTCCTTCATTGATGCCTTCCGTCTGGCCGATGATGTGCTGCGCCAGGGGGTTCAGGGCATCACCGACGTTATTGCTGTGCCCGGTTTAATCAACCTGGATTTTGCGGATGTGAAAACCATCATGTTCGAAACCGGGTCTGCCCTGATGGGTATCGGCACCGCCACCGGGGAGAAGCGGGCAGCGGAAGCGGCCCGGATGGCTATTTCCAGCCCCTTGCTGGAAACCTCCATTGATGGCGCTAAAGGGGTGCTGATCAATATCACCGGGGACAGCAAGCTGGGCATTCTGGAAGTCTATGAAGCGGCAGAAACCATCACCAATGCCGCTGATCCTGATGCCAATATCATCTTCGGTGCCGTTATCGATGATAACCTCAAGGATGAAGTACGGGTAACCGTTATCGCCACTGGCTTTGATCAGGTTACAGAGCGGGTCAGCCAGGGCAGCAATCCCTTCCAGCGGCCTGGTCAGCAGGACAAGCTTTATGGCCGTACCGTGGCACCCAGTGATGACAATATTGTCATCCCGCCTTTCCTGCGTAACCGCCGCTAA
- a CDS encoding FmdE family protein: MDRTRTPWERCVEFHGHECPGLAVGYRVAQIALKELGVERAQDEELVAIVENDACGVDAIQVLTGCTLGKGNLLYRDYGKQVYTIGNRKNREAIRIVVKSVGWRQELEKLGLDREGRIRFILELQEDDFCTVQKIPLEFPERARIYKSWTCAECGESVMEARLRVKDGQFVCIPCAGEYNRGW; encoded by the coding sequence ATGGACAGAACGAGAACGCCCTGGGAAAGATGTGTAGAGTTTCACGGCCATGAATGTCCTGGCCTGGCAGTGGGCTACCGGGTAGCGCAAATCGCCCTTAAAGAGCTGGGGGTAGAGCGAGCTCAGGATGAGGAGCTGGTAGCGATTGTGGAAAATGATGCCTGTGGGGTGGATGCTATTCAGGTATTAACGGGCTGTACGCTAGGTAAAGGAAATTTGCTTTACCGGGATTATGGCAAACAGGTTTATACTATAGGGAATAGGAAAAACAGGGAAGCAATCAGAATAGTGGTAAAGAGCGTCGGCTGGCGTCAGGAACTGGAAAAGCTGGGGCTTGACCGGGAGGGAAGAATCCGGTTTATACTGGAGCTACAGGAAGATGATTTTTGTACTGTGCAAAAAATTCCACTGGAATTTCCGGAGCGGGCCCGAATCTATAAGTCCTGGACCTGTGCGGAGTGCGGGGAATCAGTGATGGAAGCCCGACTCAGGGTAAAAGATGGTCAGTTTGTCTGCATTCCCTGTGCCGGGGAGTATAATCGTGGCTGGTAA
- a CDS encoding formate/nitrite transporter family protein, with the protein MADHPKLSVDILTPDAVTEKAESIGVKKAKNSLRSTVMLGILAGAFIALAGEFYTMAVFQAETGYSISRLLGGLAFSLGLILVVITGAELFTGNTLLVIAYMTRKITLRDLLRNWVLVYIGNFIGAFGVALLVYYSQQYAVKDHFFAVESLKIAFGKLKYDFLTQVIRGTLANMLVVLAVWLTYAGRTLSDKLLAIIFPITAFVASGFEHSIANMYFLPFAWLVKHVPAVQSAWQVAGAPGDLASLTWATMFWKNIIPVTIGNIIGGAVFVGLAYWFVYLYKRV; encoded by the coding sequence ATGGCTGACCATCCCAAATTGAGTGTGGATATCCTCACCCCTGATGCGGTTACCGAGAAGGCGGAGAGTATCGGGGTGAAAAAAGCCAAAAACAGCCTGCGCAGTACGGTGATGCTGGGGATTCTGGCCGGAGCCTTTATCGCTCTGGCCGGGGAATTTTATACCATGGCGGTGTTTCAGGCGGAAACAGGATATAGTATTTCCCGGTTACTGGGCGGTCTGGCCTTTTCCCTGGGCCTGATTCTGGTGGTGATCACGGGAGCGGAGCTGTTCACCGGTAATACCCTCCTGGTCATCGCCTATATGACCCGCAAAATCACCCTCAGGGACCTGTTGCGCAACTGGGTGCTGGTCTATATCGGCAATTTCATCGGTGCCTTTGGGGTAGCTCTGCTGGTATATTATTCCCAGCAATATGCGGTGAAGGACCATTTCTTTGCGGTGGAGTCCCTGAAAATCGCCTTTGGCAAGCTGAAATATGATTTTCTCACCCAGGTGATCCGGGGTACCCTGGCCAATATGCTGGTGGTTCTGGCCGTCTGGTTGACCTATGCGGGCCGCACCCTGTCCGACAAACTGCTGGCCATCATCTTTCCCATTACCGCCTTTGTCGCCTCCGGCTTTGAACACAGTATCGCCAATATGTATTTCCTGCCTTTTGCCTGGCTGGTCAAACATGTACCGGCGGTACAATCTGCCTGGCAGGTGGCCGGGGCCCCGGGGGACCTGGCCAGCTTGACCTGGGCAACGATGTTCTGGAAGAACATTATTCCTGTTACCATTGGGAATATTATTGGCGGAGCCGTTTTTGTCGGACTGGCCTACTGGTTTGTTTATCTGTACAAGCGAGTATAG